In Arthrobacter sp. SLBN-83, one DNA window encodes the following:
- the galU gene encoding UTP--glucose-1-phosphate uridylyltransferase GalU, with protein sequence MTTGKAITKAVIPAAGLGTRFLPATKAMPKEMLPVVDRPAIQYVVEEAIDAGLSDLLMITGRNKRALEDHFDREPGLEAALEAKGDKDKLGLVEYASNLGPIHYVRQGEAKGLGHAVLCAQQHVGDEPFAVLLGDDLIDEAENLLGTMMEVQQKTGGSVIALIEVDPSQISAYGCADVTAVEGEDYVRVNSLVEKPAAADAPSNLAVIGRYVLHHSVFSVLENTEPGRGNEIQLTDALQTLAAGEGEGSGVYGVVFKGRRYDTGDKLSYLKAVITLASERVEFGEDLKTWMKSFVG encoded by the coding sequence ATGACTACGGGGAAAGCTATTACCAAAGCCGTCATTCCTGCTGCCGGATTGGGAACTCGCTTCCTGCCCGCCACCAAGGCAATGCCGAAGGAAATGTTGCCGGTGGTTGACCGGCCTGCCATCCAATACGTGGTGGAGGAAGCGATCGATGCGGGCCTCTCGGACCTGCTGATGATCACAGGCCGTAACAAGCGTGCCCTGGAGGACCACTTCGACCGCGAGCCGGGCCTGGAAGCTGCTCTGGAGGCCAAAGGGGACAAGGACAAGCTAGGGCTGGTGGAGTATGCCTCCAACCTGGGTCCCATCCACTACGTACGCCAGGGCGAGGCCAAGGGCCTGGGGCACGCAGTGCTCTGCGCGCAGCAGCACGTGGGTGACGAGCCCTTCGCCGTGCTCCTGGGTGACGACCTCATCGACGAGGCAGAGAACCTGCTAGGCACCATGATGGAGGTGCAGCAAAAGACCGGCGGTTCCGTGATCGCACTGATCGAGGTTGATCCGTCACAGATCAGCGCCTACGGCTGCGCTGACGTAACTGCCGTGGAAGGCGAGGACTACGTCCGCGTCAACAGCCTGGTGGAGAAGCCCGCTGCTGCGGACGCACCCTCCAACCTGGCGGTCATCGGCCGCTACGTGCTGCATCACAGCGTGTTCAGCGTCCTGGAGAACACGGAGCCTGGCCGCGGCAACGAGATTCAGCTGACCGATGCCCTGCAGACGCTTGCCGCCGGCGAGGGTGAGGGCTCCGGCGTTTACGGCGTGGTCTTCAAGGGCCGCCGCTACGACACCGGCGACAAGCTGAGCTACCTCAAGGCAGTCATCACCCTCGCGTCCGAGCGAGTGGAGTTCGGTGAGGACCTGAAGACCTGGATGAAGAGCTTCGTGGGCTGA
- a CDS encoding nucleotidyltransferase family protein produces the protein MTYASRKTQLEIPEGVLLGHALVARLADGLGIRVFFIKGPASVLQGLREAKLSADVDVFVDSAGLEDLLEGLHERGWRERPVDPDRTVPTHSITVHHPGWPCCIDIHFRFPGMEKPERDCFESLWANTETLSLAGQRLKIPAKELGVLFLALHALRAPALPASQHELEYLTDLTRREDMSEALLELAGATGSLAAVRPFLEGLLPRTIAVVWPEPSTEWCNRMAAQEPGSARLAAIFQAPWSEKPRMVWGALFPRPEVFLSGNIYADMSLVGQLRQHRARWARFIRALPRIIRGLRKLLSSGS, from the coding sequence GTGACTTATGCTTCCCGTAAAACGCAGCTCGAGATCCCGGAGGGTGTGCTCCTGGGGCATGCCCTCGTGGCGCGCCTGGCGGACGGTCTGGGCATCAGGGTCTTCTTCATCAAAGGGCCTGCCAGCGTCCTCCAGGGGCTCCGCGAAGCCAAGCTGTCGGCAGACGTCGACGTCTTCGTGGATTCCGCCGGGCTTGAGGACTTACTGGAGGGTCTCCATGAACGGGGCTGGCGTGAACGGCCCGTGGACCCGGACAGGACGGTCCCCACGCACTCCATTACGGTCCACCATCCGGGGTGGCCCTGCTGTATCGACATCCATTTCCGGTTTCCCGGCATGGAAAAACCCGAGCGTGACTGCTTCGAGAGCTTGTGGGCGAACACCGAGACCCTGTCACTTGCCGGCCAGCGGCTGAAAATTCCTGCCAAGGAGCTTGGTGTCCTATTTCTGGCCTTGCACGCCCTGCGCGCTCCCGCTCTGCCTGCTTCCCAACACGAGCTTGAGTACCTAACTGACCTCACGCGCAGGGAGGATATGTCCGAGGCGCTCCTGGAGCTCGCTGGGGCCACAGGCTCCCTAGCGGCTGTTCGACCCTTCCTGGAAGGGCTCCTTCCCCGGACAATCGCAGTTGTATGGCCGGAGCCCTCAACGGAGTGGTGCAACCGCATGGCAGCCCAGGAGCCCGGCAGCGCACGTCTCGCCGCTATCTTCCAGGCGCCGTGGAGCGAGAAACCAAGGATGGTTTGGGGTGCGCTCTTTCCACGGCCAGAGGTTTTCCTCAGTGGGAACATCTATGCGGACATGTCGCTGGTTGGACAACTCAGGCAGCATCGTGCCCGGTGGGCCCGGTTTATACGTGCCCTGCCGCGCATCATTCGGGGCCTCCGCAAGCTCTTATCCAGCGGTAGTTGA
- a CDS encoding VanZ family protein produces MAFIAFWPSPVDKPVSGQLAAVLSFLHGHGIPRWFNYQFIEALANVALFVPVGFVASLAFSTKHWSQIGAFGLLVSGCIELGQLLFLHARFASPSDILTNTSGAVIGALLAAWAAKKGRPATFRQRASQKR; encoded by the coding sequence TTGGCCTTCATCGCGTTTTGGCCATCACCGGTGGACAAACCAGTATCAGGGCAGCTCGCAGCGGTCCTCAGCTTTCTTCACGGTCACGGTATTCCCCGCTGGTTCAACTATCAGTTCATAGAAGCGTTAGCCAACGTAGCCCTTTTTGTGCCCGTCGGATTTGTGGCTTCCCTGGCATTTTCGACAAAACACTGGTCGCAAATCGGCGCTTTCGGCCTGCTGGTCTCCGGCTGTATTGAACTGGGGCAGCTCCTGTTTCTCCACGCCCGCTTTGCAAGCCCGTCAGATATCTTGACCAACACGTCAGGTGCTGTCATTGGGGCTCTGCTTGCTGCCTGGGCTGCGAAAAAAGGGAGACCCGCCACCTTTCGGCAGCGGGCCTCCCAGAAGCGCTAG